The DNA window TAGGTTGCTATACATTAGGTTCAGCACAACCCCTATCTTCTATGGATACGTGTATTTGCATGGGTGCTAGTGTAAGTGCTGGACATGGTGCACAAAAGGCATTTTCGTTTAATGGTGTTGATAAGAAGGTTATAGGGGTAATAGGAGATTCAACCTTCTTTCACTCTGGTGTTACAGGACTTATGGATATTGTCTACAATAAAGGAAATGCAGTAACTGTAATATTAGATAATAGAATTACTGGAATGACAGGACACCAAGAAAATCCTGGTACTGGTTATACTCTTCAAGGAGAAAAAACACACGCAATCAATATACCAATGCTTTGTGAAGCTGTAGGTGTGAAAAAAGAAAATATATTCATAATCAATCCATTAAATTTAGATGATTGTAATAAAACAATTGATGAAGCATTTAGTAAGAAAGAGCCTACTGTCATTATTACAGAGTGGCCTTGTGTTCTTAAAAAACCATCACCAGAAGATATTGAGAAGTTTGGCAACAAAAAGATTATTTGCAAGGTAGATGAAGAGAAATGTAAAGCCTGTAGAATTTGTACAAAAACAGGATGTCCTGCCATATCATTTGATGAAAAAGCAAAAATTAATGAAGATATGTGTGTAGGATGTGACGTCTGTCTTCAAGCATGTCCATTTGATGCAATTGTAAAGGTAGGTGAATAATATGAGTGGAGTAAAAAACATTTTATTAGTTGGTGTAGGAGGGCAAGGAATTATTCTAGCAAGTAAGATTTTGTCTCAAGGACTTATCAGTGCAGGATATGATGTGAAAATGTCTGAAGTCCATGGTATGGCTCAACGTGGAGGAAGTGTTACAACTCAAGTTAGATTTGGAAAAAAAGTATATTCTCCAATTATAGGGAAGGGTCAAGCAGACATTGTAGTGTCCTTTGAAAAAATGGAAACCTTGAGATGGTTAGATCATTTGAAGATTGGTGGAAAAGTAGTGGTGAATGATTATGAAATACCATCTGCTCCTATTTTAGTAGGGGATGCCAAGTATCCAGAAAATGTGATAAGCATATTAGAAGAAAAAGCATCCACAACAGTATTTAAAGCTGCAGAAATTGCAAAAGAACTAGGAAATATTAGAACAATGAATATAGTTATGCTTGGTGCTCTTACAAAAGCTATGGGGTTAAAGGATGTAGCTTGGGAGAAAATATTGAAAAACAATGTAAAAGAAAAATTTGTTGATGTGAATATACAGGCTTTAAGAAAAGGGATGGAACAAGTTGAAGAGTAAAAGATTTAATATTTAATTTGTATAACTAAAAATAAGCACTATGAATAGGGGGCATATTCATAGTGCTTTTGTTATGATAAATATGAATGATAAATGTGCTCTTAAAATTTTATATGGATTTCTTATTTTGAGATAGTTTCTTTGATGGATAGAAAAATTATTTTGAATATGAATAAAAGAAATAAAAAGTACTTATAATACCTAAGGAGTGTGTATTTAAAGAAATTTTATGATACTACAATAAATTGTTTAAAATATATTGACCTAGAAGTATTTTTATGATATATTATCAAATGTTCCTTTGAAATAGAAGTCATTAGATTTTAGAAAAAAATACTATTTGACTTTGAGAGAGAAACATGGTAGTATAGTTCTTGTCGCCTCTAAAAACAGCTTTTAAAAATTACCATAAAAAAAGTTGTTGACAGATTCGACAAGAAGTGATAAGATGATTAAGTCGCTAAACGGCGATTGATTAAAAAGATTTGATCTTTGAAAACTATACAGTGTAAGAAATTAAGCCAGATAATAGGACTGCAAAGTCCAAAACGTTCAATTCAAAACTTTTATACTTGAGAGTTTGATCCTGGCTCAGGATGAACGCTGGCGGCGTGCCTAACACATGCAAGTCGAGCGTGAAGCTTATTATTGATCCTTCGGGTGATTTAATAAGTGGAAAGCGGCGGACGGGTGAGTAACGCGTGGGTAACCTGCCCTATACACAGGGATAGCCTCGGGAAACCGGGATTAATACCTGATAAAACTCTAGTATGGCATCATACATGAGTCAAAACTCAGGTGGTATAGGATGGACCCGCGTCTGATTAGCTAGTTGGTAAGGTAATGGCTTACCAAGGCGACGATCAGTAGCCGACCTGAGAGGGTGATCGGCCACACTGGAACTGAGACACGGTCCAGACTCCTACGGGAGGCAGCAGTGGGGAATATTGCACAATGGGCGAAAGCCTGATGCAGCAACGCCGCGTGAGCGATGAAGGCCTTCGGGTCGTAAAGCTCTGTCCTAAGGGAAGAATAATGACGGTACCTTAGGAGGAAGCCCCGGCTAACTACGTGCCAGCAGCCGCGGTAATACGTAGGGGGCAAGCGTTATCCGGAATCACTGGGCGTAAAGGGTGCGTAGGCGGCCAATAAAGTCTGGGGTGAAAGGCTACGGCTTAACCGTAGTAAGCCTTGGAAACTTATTGGCTTGAGTGCAGGAGAGGAGAGTGGAATTCCTAGTGTAGCGGTGAAATGCGTAGATATTAGGAGGAACACCAGTGGCGAAGGCGACTCTCTGGACTGTAACTGACGCTGAGGCACGAAAGCGTGGGGAGCGAACAGGATTAGATACCCTGGTAGTCCACGCCGTAAACGATGAGTGCTAGGTGTCGGGGGTCGAACCTCGGTGCCGCAGCTAACGCATTAAGCACTCCGCCTGGGGAGTACGGTCGCAAGACTGAAACTCAAAGGAATTGACGGGGACCCGCACAAGCAGCGGAGCATGTGGTTTAATTCGAAGCAACGCGAAGAACCTTACCAAAACTTGACATCCTTTGCATTACCCTTAATCGGGGAAATCCCTTCGGGGACAAAGTGACAGGTGGTGCATGGTTGTCGTCAGCTCGTGTCGTGAGATGTTGGGTTAAGTCCCGCAACGAGCGCAACCCTTGTCTTTAGTTGCCAGCATTTCGGATGGGCACTCTAGAGAGACTGCCGGGGATAACTCGGAGGAAGGTGGGGATGACGTCAAATCATCATGCCCCTTATGTTTTGGGCTACACACGTGCTACAATGGCTGGTACAACGGGAAGCGAAAGAGTAATCTGGAGCCAATCTTAAAAGCCAGTCTCAGTTCGGATTGTGGGCTGCAACTCGCCCACATGAAGCTGGAGTTGCTAGTAATCGTGAATCAGAATGTCGCGGTGAATGCGTTCCCGGGTCTTGTACACACCGCCCGTCACACCATGGAAGTTGGGGGCACCCGAAGTCAGCTATCTAACCTTTTGGAGGAAGCTGCCGAAGGTGAATTCAATAACTAGGGTGAAGTCGTAACAAGGTAGCCGTATCGGAAGGTGCGGCTGGATCACCTCCTTTCTAAGGAGAATAGGTTTGTTTCTTACACTGTCTAGTTTTGAAGGATCAAACCTTCAAAATGAAACTCAGAAAACTTTATTTCTAACTGTTCATGCATGGGGACGTAGCTCAGCTGGGAGAGCACCTGCCTTGCACGCAGGGGGTCAGGGGTTCGATCCCCCTCGTCTCCACCATTAAAACCTTTCGAAAGAGAGGGTTTAACTTTGTACTTTGAAAACTAAACAATGCATATATAAAAAGATTAATACTACAATTAATCTGAGAGAATCAAGAGCAATGAAACTAATAAACGTAAAGTTTATTAGTACTCCAATTACACAAAATATAAAATTTTGGTAATTGAAGCATTGCAGCAGGTCAAGTTATAAAGAGCATAGGGCGGATGCCTTGGCACTAGGAGTCGATGAAGGACGTGGTAAGCTGCGATAAGCCTCGGGTAGCTGCAAGCAAGCTTTAATCCGGGGATTTCCGAATGGGGGAACCCACTTAGGGTAATACCTAAGTACCATCTACTGAATAAATAGGTAGATAGGAGACATACCAGGGGAACTGAAACATCTAAGTACCCTGAGGAAGAGAAAGAAAACTCGATTCCCTGAGTAGCGGCGAGCGAAAGGGGAAGAGCCCAAACCTAAAGAATTTTCTTTAGGGGTTGCGGATATACTCATTAAGAGCAAAGAATTTGTAGCCGAAGAACTCTGGAAAGAGTTACCGAAGAAGGTAATAGTCCTGTAGGCAAAACTTAGTCTAGCTTGAGTATACTCCAGAGTACCACGAGACACGTGAAACCTTGTGGGAAGCTGGGGGGACCACCCCCCAAGGCTAAATACTTCCTAGTGACCGATAGCGTATAGTACCGTGAGGGAAAGGTGAAAAGAACCCCGGGAGGGGAGTGAAATAGAACCTGAAACCCTATGTTTACAAGCAGTGGAAGTTCTTTTTATGAACGACCACGTACTTTTTGTAGAACGGGCCAACGAGTTACGGTATGCAGCAAGGTTAAGTTATTTTGTAACGGAGCCGCAGCGAAAGCGAGTCTTAATAGGGCGATTTTAGTTGTATGCCGTAGACCCGAAACCGGGTGACCTATCCATGAGCAGGTTGAAGCGGAAGTAAAATTTCGTGGAGGACCGAACCCATGTCTGTTGAAAAAGGCTGGGATGACTTGTGGATAGCGGAGAAATTCCAATCGAACTCGGAGATAGCTGGTTCTCCCCGAAATAGCTTTAGGGCTAGCCTTAAAGGTAGTGATACGGAGGTAGAGCACTGAATGTCCTAGGGGCCCTCACCGGTTACCGAAGACTATCAAACTCCGAATGCCGTAATCATAACTTTAGGAGTCAGACTATGGGTGATAAGATTCATGGTCGAAAGGGAAACAGCCCAGATCGTCAGCTAAGGTCCCTAAGTACAGGTTAAGTGGAAAAGGATGTGGGATTGCATAGACAACTAGGATGTTGGCTTAGAAGCAGCCATTCATTCAAAGAGTGCGTAATAGCTCACTAGTCGAGTGATCCCGCGCCGAAAATTACCGGGGCTCAAACCTGTCACCGAAGCTACGGCATACCGTTTGGTATGGGTAGGGGAGCATTGTATATGGGTTGAAGCTGTACCGTAAGGAGCAGTGGACTATATACAAGAGAGAATGTTGGCATGAGTAGCGAGAGGCAGGTGAGAATCCTGCCCGCCGAAAACCT is part of the Crassaminicella profunda genome and encodes:
- a CDS encoding indolepyruvate oxidoreductase subunit beta, whose product is MSGVKNILLVGVGGQGIILASKILSQGLISAGYDVKMSEVHGMAQRGGSVTTQVRFGKKVYSPIIGKGQADIVVSFEKMETLRWLDHLKIGGKVVVNDYEIPSAPILVGDAKYPENVISILEEKASTTVFKAAEIAKELGNIRTMNIVMLGALTKAMGLKDVAWEKILKNNVKEKFVDVNIQALRKGMEQVEE